The following coding sequences lie in one Trichoderma breve strain T069 chromosome 1, whole genome shotgun sequence genomic window:
- a CDS encoding aldo/keto reductase family domain-containing protein encodes MSEESPITLSVGTHTWFPSDEAKLQSIISIMRTHSISILDTARLYGGGASEMAIGSLHLGPDFSVDTKAPTGFASGFADKIEESAEQSLAALQTQRVRTYLLHGADETVSFEKQMEAIQKLYEKGSFERFGISNFSREQILSIYDIAKSKGYVLPSVFQTSYSLAARHHETELFPMLRKLGFSIQAYSPMAGGFLAKTPEYIEQGLGSWNPDTATGKFSRGLFYKPSYMKMLGEFGALSEKSGVSRAGLAYRWVRHHSGLKSHSGDEMIIGASTSDQLADTMKELEGGPLEPWIVQRIDELWELVKNEEVIDNLKNTRKVFG; translated from the exons ATGTCTGAAGAATCACCTATCACCTTGTCTGTGGGGACTCATACCTGGTTCCCAAGCGATGAAGCCAAACTACAGAGCATCATTTCCATTATGCGTACTCACAGCATTTCAATTCTAGACACAGCTAGATTATAT GGAGGTGGAGCATCAGAGATGGCTATTGGAAGTTTACACTTGGGTCCAGACTTTTCTGTTGATACCAAGGCGCCAACGGGCTTTGCAAGTGGCTTTGCGGACAAGATTGAAGAGTCGGCTGAACAGAGTTTGGCGGCACTGCAGACTCAAAGA GTGCGAACGTACCTCCTTCACGGAGCCGATGAAACTGTCTCATTTGAGAAGCAAATGGAAGCTATTCAGAAGCTCTATGAAAAGGGAAGCTTTGAGAGGttcggcatctccaactttAGTCGCGAGCAGATCCTCAGCATCTACGACATTGCCAAGTCAAAGGGCTATGTGTTGCCGAGTGTTTTTCAAACCAGTTATAGCCTTGCTGCTCGTCACCATGAAACTGAGCTGTTTCCAATGCTGCGGAAGCTCGGATTTTCCATCCAGGCATATTCCCCCATGGCAGGTGGCTTCCTAGCTAAGACTCCTGAGTACATCGAACAGGGCCTGGGGAGTTGGAATCCCGACACGGCGACTGGTAAATTTTCACGTGGCCTCTTCTACAAGCCGTCATATATGAAGATGCTTGGAGAGTTTGGAGCATTGTCTGAGAAATCGGGCGTTAGCCGAGCTGGCCTGGCGTATAGATGGGTGAGACATCACTCTGGTCTCAAGAGCCACTCAGGCGATGAGATGATTATCGGTGCTTCAACCTCGGACCAACTGGCCGACACAATGAAAGAACTAGAGGGCGGCCCACTGGAACCATGGATTGTTCAACGTATCGACGAGCTTTGGGAGCTAGTTAAGAATGAGGAGGTAATTGACAACTTGAAGAACACCCGCAAGGTATTTGGTTGA
- a CDS encoding impB/mucB/samB family domain-containing protein has protein sequence MPSPSPGSGASSPLRDARRSRFTYRQLAQMATYSTSTPLRVVAHIDLDAFYAQCEMVRLGVPEDKPLAVQQWQGLIAVNYPARKWEIGRHCNITEAKKLCPELIAQHVATWREGDDKWAYRDDAAANIATDKVSLDPYRLQSRKILALIKDSLPKDLQKVEKASIDEVFLDLSAHIHSELLRRFPELSNPPPSGDAAESLPFPSAAALDWRDDNLVVLEEDQEALDPDWDDVVILMGSEIVRGVRAQIRGKLGYTCSAGIASNKLVSKLGSAFKKPNAQTVIRSRAVLPFLTAIKVTKMRNLGGKLGDQVVSTFGTESVKELRDIPLDQFKARLGEETAVWLYNTIRGIDHSEINSRTQIKSMLSAKSFRPSIKTPDQAIKWLRIFAGDIYSRLVEEGILEHKRWPRTINLHHRHGGQTRSKSSSISSGKALDEQALFALAKELLHQIIAEGDVWPCSNLSLSVGGFEEGVKNNMGIGAFFKKRDETPPLRPFDTTPESSTTEQQSKKPRLDKPSIQRFFNKRPVGGQDSLNMKESINADQLQPNGASFPQLDQEKNDGEISSHETSDTGDSAHFTSLSCPRCKASFADDMSFQSHQDWHFAKDIQDGERVKPTFTGQPAASRGRPPKGSGLASKRGRGGSKLEQGQSKLTFG, from the exons ATGCCTTCGCCATCGCCCGGCAGCGGCGCATCTTCGCCGCTGCGCGATGCCCGCCGTTCACGCTTCACATATCGGCAGCTTGCCCAGATGGCGACTTATAGCACATCTACTCCCCTGCGCGTTGTTGCTCACATAGACCTCGATGCATTCTATGCACAGTGTGAGATGGTTAGACTCGGTGTCCCGGAAGATAAGCCTCTCGCCGTGCAGCAGTG GCAGGGTCTCATTGCTGTCAACTATCCCGCAAGGAAGTGGGAGATTGGACGCCACTGCAACATcaccgaggccaagaagctctgCCCGGAATTGATTGCGCAACACGTCGCTACTTGGAGAGAAGGCGATGACAAGTGGGCGTAtcgagatgatgctgctgcaaatATTGCTACCGACAAAGTGTCTCTCGATCCCTATCGCTTGCAATCGAGGAAAATCCTCGCACTCATCAAGGATTCCCTGCCAAAAGACCTTCAAAAGGTTGAAAAGGCAAGCATCGACGAAGTCTTCCTGGACCTCTCGGCTCACATTCACTCAGAACTGCTGCGCCGCTTTCCAGAGCTTTCAAACCCGCCTCCATCCGGTGATGCAGCTGAAAGTCTTCCTTTcccatctgctgctgcccttgACTGGCGCGACGACAACCTTGTCGTTCTTGAGGAGGACCAAGAAGCTCTCGATCCAGACTGGGATGACGTAGTTATACTTATGGGCTCTGAAATAGTTCGCGGTGTTCGCGCGCAGATACGTGGAAAGCTGGGATATACCTGTTCTGCAGGTATAGCGAGTAACAAGCTGGTCAGCAAGCTAGGCTCAGCTTTCAAGAAGCCCAATGCTCAAACAGTTATACGCAGTCGAGCAGTGCTACCATTCCTAACGGCCATCAAAGTCACCAAGATGCGGAACCTTGGTGGCAAGCTAGGAGATCAAGTTGTTTCTACGTTCGGCACAGAGAGCGTCAAGGAGCTGCGTGATATCCCGTTGGACCAGTTCAAGGCGAGACTCGGCGAAGAAACCGCCGTTTGGCTCTACAACACCATCAGGGGAATCGACCACAGTGAAATCAACTCGCGAACTCAAATCAAATCTATGCTCTCGGCCAAGTCATTCCGGCCCTCGATCAAGACTCCCGATCAAGCAATCAAGTGGCTCAGGATTTTTGCGGGCGACATCTATTCCCGCCtggttgaagaaggcatTCTGGAGCACAAGCGGTGGCCGCGCACAATCAATCTTCACCATCGCCACGGCGGACAAACGCGAAGCAAGTCAAGCTCGATCTCCTCAGGAAAGGCTCTGGATGAACAAGCCCTCTTCGCCCTTGCTAAGGAGCTGCTCCACCAAATCATTGCCGAAGGAGACGTCTGGCCTTGTTCCAACTTGAGTCTGAGTGTTGGCGGGTTCGAGGAAGGTGTCAAAAACAACATGGGCATTGGTGCCTTTTTCAAGAAGAGGGACGAAACGCCTCCATTGCGTCCTTTTGATACCACACCTGAAAGCTCAACTACGGAGCAACAGAGCAAGAAGCCCCGGCTTGATAAACCTAGCATCCAACGATTTTTCAATAAGAGACCTGTGGGTGGCCAAGACTCCCTTAACATGAAGGAGAGCATCAACGCAGACCAGCTACAGCCTAATGGCGCCAGCTTTCCCCAACTCGATCAAGAAAAGAATGACGGGGAGATATCAAGTCACGAGACATCGGATACAGGGGATTCAGCCCATTTCACAAGCCTATCTTGCCCCAGATGTAAAGCTAGCTTCGCCGACGACATGTCATttcaaagccatcaagatTGGCATTTCGCAAAGGACATTCAGGACGGTGAACGTGTCAAGCCCACATTTACTGGGCAGCCAGCCGCCTCGCGCGGCCGTCCACCAAAAGGGTCTGGCCTTGCTTCTAAAAGGGGACGGGGAGGCTCAAAGCTTGAGCAAGGGCAAAGTAAGCTCACGTTTGGGTGA
- a CDS encoding IMP-specific 5'-nucleotidase domain-containing protein: MTTRYRVEYALKTHRRDQFIEWIKGLLAVPFVLYSQPTGVFGDDTNVAKMAEEAHRRYAEIMRDVELMIDDHIARQNQDRVLPSKLGMLVPTAGPFFTRLPLEAAFKYQDRKRYMSSRRYVAPSFNDVRLVLNSAQIMAVTNGALQLATFDGDVTLYDDGQSLEPSSPIIPRLLDLLRKNIKIGIVTAAGYTTADRYYGRLHGLLDAIATSTDLDPIQKQNIVIMGGEANYLFEYEPSSPYRLAPVPRPEWLTPDMAAWSEAEITALLDVAESALRDCVRTMNLPAIIVRKDRAVGIVPNPPEIRIARESLEETVLVAGQGAQGRRGVPFCAFNGGRDVFVDIGDKSWGVTVCQQWFGRRNGATTGADAALTAIKGENTLHVGDQFLSAGSNDFKARSVGTTAWIASPAETVELLDELADLMQKKLS, translated from the exons ATGACGACCCGGTACCGTGTTGAGT ACGCCCTCAAGACCCATAGACGGGATCAGTTCATTG AATGGATAAAGGGCCTCTTGGCTGTGCCATTTGTGCTGTACTCCCAGCCCACGGGAGTGTTTGGCGATGACACCAAcgtggccaagatggccgaGGAGGCCCACAGACGCTACGCAGAGATTATGAGAGATGTCGAGCTGATGATTGACGATCACA TCGCCCGCCAGAACCAGGACCGCGTGCTGCCTTCCAAACTTGGAATGCTGGTGCCAACTGCAGGTCCTTTCTTCACACGACTGCCCCTGGAGGCAGCGTTCAAATACCAGGACCGGAAGCGATACATGTCGTCCAGACGATATGTAGCCCCTTCTTTCAACGATGTGCGCCTGGTTCTCAACTCAGCCCAAATAATGGCTGTGACGAATGGTGCTCTTCAGTTGGCTACttttgatggtgatgttACGCTGTATGACGATGGACAGAGCTTGGAACCATCAAGTCCCATCATTCCACGTCTGCTAG ACCTCTTGCGCAAAAACATCAAGATCGGCATTGTGACAGCTGCTGGCTATACCACCGCAGACCGGTACTATGGTCGTCTCCATGGCTTACttgatgccattgccacCTCCACAGACCTTGACCCTATTCAGAAGCAGAATATCGTCATCATGGGCGGTGAGGCCAATTATCTCTTCGAATACgagccatcttcaccataCCGGCTGGCCCCTGTTCCGCGGCCAGAGTGGTTGACGCCAGACATGGCGGCCTGGTCCGAGGCGGAAATCACGGCCCTTCTGGATGTCGCCGAGTCAGCGCTTCGGGACTGTGTCCGCACGATGAACCTACCGGCCATTATAGTTCGAAAGGATCGCGCCGTGGGAATCGTTCCCAACCCTCCCGAAATCCGCATTGCACGAGAGAGCCTGGAAGAGACAGTATTGGTG GCCGGCCAAGGCGCGCAGGGCCGCCGCGGAGTTCCCTTTTGCGCTTTCAACGGCGGCCGTGATGTCTTTGTTGACATTGGTGACAAGAGCTGGGGTGTGACTGTCTGCCAGCAGTGGTTCGGAAGACGCAATGGGGCAACCACTGGAGCCGATGCAGCTCTGACGGCCATCAAGGGCGAAAACACCCTCCACGTGGGAGATCAGTTCTTGAGCGCCGGATCAAACGACTTCAAGGCGCGGAGCGTGGGAACCACAGCATGGATCGCAAGCCCGGCAGAGACTGTGGAGTTACTGGATGAGCTGGCAGATTtgatgcagaagaagctttcaTGA
- a CDS encoding DHHC palmitoyltransferase domain-containing protein, producing the protein MSRPHHSSRSGTRWAVRIIPLFIVGILAVATYAVVGRLCISFLYKRKHQDGVVTAFLVLYFLFFMLMAAAYLRTFFTVQLNPGVVPLAPEDQSEREATEKAFYSKDVFWKPDRSHHSSDLGRCVRKMDHFCPWVGGMVSETSFNFFTQFCFYCGLFCAVGLAVSAYSFQQHHKDGDPLDGWALAAIVLSCLFGTFTFGMALTSFRYILANTTNVDMLKRSHTITLAVRIPQSTPPSDKYPVIVYPLRGPPRRPGSEGQQPHNSHGPISARDQLAERKFAILRTKVRENPWDLGAMENWKSVMGDNFIEWMLPIRHSPCCNHESMESDYKFGPLISKLRKRYGIPELETSSRGGHGIELQERGGRRASD; encoded by the exons ATGTCGCGTCCGCATCACAGCAGTCGCTCCGGCACGCGATGGGCAGTGCGCATCATTCCCTTGTTCATCGTCGGCATTCTAGCCGTTGCGACTTACGCCGTCGTCGGTCGCCTCTGCA TCAGCTTCCTCTACAAACGAAAACACCAGGATGGCGTTGTCACGGCGTTCCTCGTCCTctatttcctcttcttcatgttaATGGCCGCCGCCTATCTACGAACCTTCTTTACTGTCCAACTAAACCCGGGCGTCGTCCCTCTGGCCCCCGAGGATCAGAGCGAGCGCGAGGCGACCGAAAAA GCCTTCTACAGCAAGGATGTCTTC TGGAAGCCAGACCGATCTCATCACTCGAGCGACCTAGGCCGCTGCGTCAGGAAGATGGACCATTTCTGCCCCTGGGTTGGTGGCATGGTCTCTGAGACTT CCTTCAACTTCTTTACGCAGTTTTGCTTCTACTGCGGCCTATTTTGCGCCGTGGGCCTCGCCGTCAGTGCATATTCCttccaacaacaccacaaAGACGGAGACCCCCTTGATGGATGGGCCCTCGCAGCAATCGTTTTATCTTGCCTCTTCGGCACCTTTACCTTTGGCATGGCGCTCACTTCGTTTCGCTACATTCTCGCAAACACTACCAATGTCGATATGCTTAAGAGATCACATACAATCACCTTGGCTGTCCGCATTCCCCAGTCCACCCCGCCCTCGGACAAATATCCCGTCATTGTATACCCTCTTCGTGGACCGCCGCGGCGGCCAGGATCTGAAGGCCAGCAGCCGCATAATAGTCATGGACCCATCTCTGCTAGAGATCAGCTGGCAGAACGCAAGTTCGCCATCCTCCGCACCAAGGTACGGGAAAATCCCTGGGATCTGGGAGCCATGGAAAATTGGAAGTCCGTCATGGGAGACAACTTCATCGAGTGGATGCTTCCTATCCGACATTCGCCATGCTGCAATCATGAAAGCATGGAGAGTGACTACAAGTTTGGTCCTCTCATCTCAAAACTAAGAAAGCGCTACGGAATTCCTGAGCTCGAAACCTCTTCCCGCGGCGGGCATGGCATCGAATTACAGGAGAGAGGAGGTCGGCGCGCCagtgattga
- a CDS encoding cse1 domain-containing protein, which produces MEFATVRALLAASLDTNADSRRRAELQLKQVEDHAGFLICLLDVLEAEQDASVRLATVIYIKNRVNRSWYQAEGIPSESSIAEDEKVRIRDRLVPILASSEGLVRQQLIPVLQRILQCDFPSRWPRFLEFTLELLNTNNANSALAGLQCLLAICRAFRYKSNESQDRQHFDNIVEASFPRLLAICNELVNQESDEASEMLHLALKAYKHATWLELSPYLRQDQVNIAWCTVFLQTVSKALPASVVMSDVTDREKHHWWKAKKWAYFNLNRLFIRHGNPTSPGKQDGAVQFAKNFTNTIAPEILKHYLQEIEKWVAKTSWLSRPCLSYILVFLDETVRPKEMWVHLKPHLTNLVTHFVFPVLCLSPEDVEQFEEEPEEYLHRKLNYFEEASAPDVAATNFLVNLTKNRRKEVFEILKFVNAVVNEYEQSADDKKNHIAKEGALRMIGTLAPVILGKKSPIADQVEYFLVRYVFPDFTSPLGYLRARACDTIEKFEQLNFQDQNNLLTIYRNILDCMADPALPVRVTAALALQPLIRHEVIRTSMQQSIPTIMQQLLKLANEADIDALANVMEDFVEVFATELTPFAVALCEQLRDTYLRIVRELLEKESKAGDDGELYNDYDDKSITALGVLQTIGTLILTLESTPDVLLHIEAVLMPVIQITLENKLYDLYNEAFEIIDSCTFAAKGISPNMWKAFELIHTTFKAGAEYYLEDMLPALDNFVQYGAPALVQNPEYVQALYSMVADMFSDTVEGGVERICACKLAEAMMLSLRGSIDSCVEGFINMAMNILAGQEVKVKSYKIHLMEMVINAVHYNPMLTLQVLETNGWTNRFFSLWFGSMSSFSRVHDKKLCIVAISALLGLNHDQVPASISVGWPRLLQGITELFRTLPSAMRNREDALRDDFTLDAGYDYVDEDEWDERDVAWNGDEEAGSAGDDESPETKDESAAYLEFLNEEAQKFSRVIDDDDEEELGEDSVLLESPLDKIEPYQLFRATLLKMQQDQPQFYANLASHLSGEEQGLIQDIIVKAEEVAQAQLQAQQAEMIAPHAAANGGAN; this is translated from the exons ATGGAATTTGCAACTGTCAGGGCCTTGCTGGCGGCCAGCTTGGACACAAACGCCGACAGCAGGCGACGTgctgagctgcagctgaagcAG GTCGAGGATCATGCGGGTTTCCTGATCTGCCTGCTCGATGTCTTGGAAGCAGAGCAGGACGCCAGTGTCCGCCTTGCCA CCGTTATCTACATCAAGAACCGAGTGAACCGCTCTTGGTACCAAGCCGAAGGCATTCCCTCCGAAAGCTCAATAGCCGAAGATGAAAAAGTCCGGATCCGAGACCGTTTGGTGCCCATCTTGGCTTCCTCCGAGGGGCTCGTCCGCCAGCAGCTTATTCCCGTTCTGCAGCGCATTCTGCAGTGTGATTTCCCTAGCCGGTGGCCGCGATTCCTGGAATTTACCTTGGAGCTGTTGAACACCAATAATGCGAACTCTGCGCTGGCTGGTTTGCAGTGTCTCCTTGCCATATGTCGTGCTTTCCGATACAAGTCCAACGAGAGCCAGGACCGACAGCACTTCGACAACATTGTTGAAGCCAGTTTCCCGCGACTCTTGGCCATCTGCAATGAGCTGGTGAACCAAGAAAGCGACGAGGCTAGCGAGATGCTGCACCTGGCTCTCAAGGCATACAAACATGCCACCTGG CTTGAGCTCTCACCGTACTTGCGACAGGACCAGGTCAACATCGCCTGGTGCACCGTCTTCCTTCAAACCGTTTCAAAGGCTCTTCCTGCCTCCGTTGTGATGAGCGATGTTACCGACCGAGAAAAACATCACTGGTGGAAGGCCAAGAAGTGGGCCTATTTCAACCTGAACCGTCTTTTCATTAG ACACGGAAACCCTACGAGCCCAGGCAAACAAGATGGAGCTGTTCAGTTCGCGAAAAACTTCACCAACACTATCGCCCCTGAAATCTTGAAGCATTATCTTCAGGAAATCGAGAAATGGGTAGCCAAGACCTCTTGGCTTAGCCGACCTTGTCTGTCCTACATCCTAGTGTTCCTCGACGAGACGGTACGGCCCAAGGAGATGTGGGTGCACTTGAAGCCGCACCTGACTAACCTCGTTACGCACTTCGTATTCCCGGTTCTCTGCCTGTCGCCGGAAGACGTCGAACAGTTCGAAGAGGAGCCGGAGGAGTACCTTCACCGAAAACTGAACTACTTTGAGGAGGCGTCCGCCCCCGATGTTGCAGCGACAAATTTCCTGGTCAACCTTACAAAGAACCGCCGAAAGGAGGTTTTCGAGATTCTCAAATTCGTCAACGCTGTCGTTAACGAGTATGAGCAATCTGCCGATGACAAGAAGAACCACATTGCAAAGGAGGGTGCTCTCCGGATGATTGGAACCCTGGCTCCCGTCATTCTCGGAAAGAAGAGTCCTATTGCCGACCAGGTCGAATATTTCCTCGTCCGATATGTCTTCCCAGACTTCACCAGTCCCTTGGGCTACCTCCGAGCCCGAGCTTGCGATACTATCGAGAAGTTTGAACAGCTCAACTTCCAGGACCAGAACAACCTGCTCACCATCTACCGCAACATCCTGGACTGCATGGCAGACCCGGCACTCCCCGTTCGTGTCACTGCCGCCCTAGCGCTGCAGCCATTGATTCGACACGAAGTTATCCGAACAAGCATGCAGCAGAGCATTCCCACTATtatgcagcagctgctgaagctggccaacgaAGCCGATATCGATGCCTTGGCTAACGTTATGGAAGATTTCGTCGAGGTATTCGCTACTGAGCTCACTCCCTTCGCCGTCGCCTTGTGCGAGCAACTTCGCGATACCTATCTTCGCATTGTGCGCGAGCTGCTtgagaaggagagcaaggcCGGGGATGATGGTGAACTGTACAATGATTATGACGACAAGAGCATAACTGCTCTTGGTGTGTTGCAGACCATTGGGACTCTTATCCTTACGCTGGAAAGCACCCCAGATGTTCTCCTTCACATTGAAGCGGTTCTCATGCCTGTGATTCAAATAACACTGGAGAACAAGCTGTACGACCTCTACAACGAAGCATTTGAAATCATTGACAGCTGCACCTTTGCCGCCAAGGGCATCTCTCCCAACATGTGGAAGGCATTTGAGCTCATCCATACCACCTTCAAGGCTGGAGCTGAATACTATCTCGAAGATATGCTCCCCGCATTGGACAACTTTGTCCAGTACGGCGCGCCTGCCCTGGTCCAGAACCCGGAATACGTCCAGGCTCTCTATTCCATGGTGGCCGACATGTTCAGTGACACTGTAGAGGGAGGCGTTGAGCGAATTTGCGCCTGCAAGTTGGCTGAGGCTATGATGCTAAGCCTTCGGGGCAGCATCGACAGCTGTGTGGAGggcttcatcaacatggccatgaacATCTTGGCTGGCCAAGAGGTCAAGGTGAAGAGCTACAAGATTCATCTGATGGAAATGGTTATCAACGCTGTGCACTACAACCCCATGCTCACCCTGCAGGTTCTGGAGACCAACGGCTGGACGAATAGGTTTTTCAGCCTATGGTTTGGCAGTATGTCGTCCTTCAGCAGGGTTCATGATAAGAAGCTCTGCATTGTGGCCATTTCCGCCCTTCTCGGCCTCAACCATGATCAAGTTCCCGCCAGCATCTCTGTCGGATGGCCACGGCTGCTCCAGGGCATCACGGAACTCTTCCGAACATTGCCTAGCGCCATGAGGA ATCGAGAGGATGCCCTGCGCGACGATTTCACTCTGGATGCTGGCTATGATTAtgtcgacgaagacgagTGGGACGAGAGAGACGTGGCTTGGAACGGAGATGAGGAGGCTGGCTCTGCTGGTGACGACGAGTCTCCAGAGACCAAGGATGAGAGCGCTGCCTATCTTGAGTTCCTTAATGAAGAG GCACAAAAGTTCAGTCGTGTgattgacgacgacgatgaggaggagctcgGAGAGGACAGCGTTCTTCTCGAATCGCCACTGGACAAGATTGAGCCATACCAGCTCTTCAGGGCAACTTTGTTGA AGATGCAACAAGACCAACCCCAATTTTACGCAAACCTCGCCAGCCACCTTTCTGGCGAGGAGCAAGGCCTCATTCAGGACATTATTGTCAAGGCGGAAGAGGTAGCCCAGGCGCAGCTCCAAGCACAGCAGGCTGAGATGATTGCTCCGCATGCCGCCGCTAATGGCGGTGCCAACTGA
- a CDS encoding protein kinase domain-containing protein gives MALSAGPGMLVPTASAPVASPAAPQPIPAPDNFLLLFLANPDLQLLPENNCAQSLQYSSDTSNYSNAGSPPRQVPIDLPDPILEGDETESEGPIEPVTPTSGRQSQDFTSLRNAHDQDQDDRSSFNTQSDQALHQQHPAGAVTSAGKAAILSSSSRKTAPTSRPTSRPTSSSLLAPTSVPPVSVSKPDLTPTSSRPSFQELPPPAQRSGRLSTTSIRSTMTNFFRRPGAQDAPVFEFGSPTPSESSYLQRPPTGSARPTTRSSRFSFTRPSNTTTRSNSPPSPGAPPLEMVQADKVSLDEADLKKKNRASTGLSLRGRAVNFVGTTVGRTTGRPPNKASRRANSFDAGNRGPVPHPHAKINAGDQTYPPERQPWAMPPDAGTGAKARRMSLSLPDDFNVDVAVLQDEFEYQSKLLGRHGKHLGKGAASKVSLMVRKGFPTEMYAVKEFRGKSGRESKEDYDKKIKSEFSIGKSLHHPNIVETIRLCSDHGRWNHVMEYCSEGDLFSLVQKGHLKGEAKLKDRLCLFKQLIQGVNYLHANGIAHRDIKLENLLITKDSKLKITDFGVSEVFCGTHPGLRESGGQCGKNMGEIRLCRPGICGSEPYIAPEVLLKNADYDPRALDVWSAAIVMIYMTFGGAIWSRAEAGNLHYDKLVTGWNKWNKKHEEEKDAVITDTDYPNCYALDVGVNPPALRRILLQMLNPNPNSRISVYEVITNRWVKNIECCQLESYDDPKVVIDVTKKDYGGKGGSKIFCHNHLPPKSHGSHSLGKMPGQPGY, from the exons ATGGCGCTTTCAGCAGGTCCGGGGATGCTGGTTCCTACAGCTTCAGCGCCAGTAGCGTCGCCAGCAGCACCCCAGCCAATTCCGGCTCCAGACA acttccttcttctttttcttgctaaCCCCGATCTGCAACTGCTCCCAGAGAACAATTGCGCGCAATCCCTTCAATACTCGTCTGATACCAGCAACTACTCTAACGCCGGTTCGCCTCCCCGCCAAGTGCCAATCGATCTTCCAGATCCAATCCTCGAGGGTGACGAGACGGAAAGCGAGGGTCCCATTGAGCCAGTTACACCTACCAGCGGCCGCCAATCGCAAGATTTTACCTCGCTGAGGAATGCGCATGACCAGGATCAGGACGACCGCAGCAGTTTCAACACACAGTCAGACCAAGCTTTGCATCAGCAGCACCCTGCCGGCGCTGTCACATCTGCAGGCAAGGCCGCTATcctctcttcgtcttcgcgCAAAACAGC ACCAACCTCCAGACCAACCTCCAGGCCGACctccagcagcctcctcgCCCCTACATCCGTACCGCCTGTCTCAGTTTCAAAGCCAG ATCTGACCCCCACGTCGAGCCGACCTTCTTTTCAAGAACTCCCCCCACCAGCGCAACGCTCGGGTCGACTTTCAACTACCAGTATCAGAAGCACAATGACGAATTTCTTTCGCCGCCCCGGCGCGCAAGACGCCCCGGTCTTTGAATTTGGATCGCCTACGCCCTCGGAGTCTTCCTATCTGCAACGACCCCCTACAGGCAGCGCTCGCCCAACTACTCGCTCAAGTCGCTTCTCATTTACAAGACCGTCTAACACGACTACTCGGTCTAAttcgcctccatctcccgGGGCACCACCTCTCGAAATGGTGCAGGCGGATAAAGTGTCTCTTGATGAGGCCGAcctcaagaagaagaatcgtGCATCAACCGGACTTAGCCTGCGGGGGCGAGCCGTCAACTTTGTCGGCACAACCGTCGGCCGTACTACTGGGCGCCCTCCTAACAAAGCGTCGCGCCGAGCCAACAGTTTTGACGCTGGAAACCGTGGGCCGGTTCCTCATCCGCACGCCAAGATCAATGCCGGAGACCAGACGTATCCTCCCGAGAGACAGCCCTGGGCGATGCCCCCCGATGCCGGAACTGGCGCCAAGGCACGTCGCATGAGTTTGAGCCTACCCGACGATTTCAATGTGGATGTCGCGGTACTGCAGGATGAGTTCGAGTACCAGAGCAAGCTTTTGGGCCGGCATGGTAAGCATCTTGGAAAGGGCGCCGCTTCCAAAGTCTCTCTCATGGTGCGCAAGGGCTTCCCCACCGAAATGTATGCCGTCAAGGAGTTCCGAGGCAAGTCAGGCCGGGAGAGCAAGGAGGACTACGAcaagaagatcaagtcgGAATTCAGCATCGGAAAAAGCCTGCACCATCCCAACATTGTCGAGACTATCCGACTCTGCTCAGATCACGGACGCTGGAACCACGTCATGGAATACTGCTCCGAGGGTGACCTGTTTAGCCTTGTGCAGAAGGGCCACCTGAAGGGTGAGGCTAAGCTTAAGGACCGCCTATGCCTTttcaagcagctcatccaGGGCGTCAACTATCTCCATGCCAACGGCATCGCCCATCGTGACATCAAGCTCGAGAACCTGCTCATCACAAAGGACAGCAAGCTGAAAATTACCGATTTTGGCGTTTCTGAGGTCTTTTGCGGCACCCACCCAGGCCTTCGCGAATCCGGCGGCCAATGTGGTAAGAACATGGGCGAGATCCGGCTCTGCCGCCCGGGCATTTGTGGCAGCGAGCCCTATATTGCGCCTGAAGTGCTGTTGAAGAATGCAGACTACGACCCGCGAGCCTTGGACGTGTGGAGCGCGGCCATTGTTATGATCTACATGACTTTTGGCGGTGCCATTTGGTCCAGGGCTGAAGCCGGCAACCTGCACTACGACAAGCTAGTGACGGGCTGGAATAAGTGGAACAAGAAGcacgaggaagaaaaagacgcTGTCATCACGGACACGGACTATCCCAACTGCTACGCTCTCGATGTCGGCGTTAACCCTCCGGCCCTGCGACGCAttctgctgcagatgctcAACCCTAATCCCAACAGCCGTATCAGCGTCTACGAGGTCATCACCAATCGATGGGTCAAGAATATCGAGTGCTGCCAACTCGAGTCGTACGATGATCCCAAGGTTGTGATCGATGTGACCAAGAAGGATTACGGCGGCAAGGGCGGGAGCAAGATCTTCTGTCATAACCATCTTCCACCAAAGTCTCACGGCTCTCACTCGTTGGGCAAGATGCCTGGCCAACCTGGCTACTAA